The window AGGATTACGCCAACTTGCTGCGCAGCAATCCGCGCTACGAGAAGGTGCTGGCCAGCGCCCAGGATGCCCATGGCTTCGCCTACGGCCTGCAGCGCGCCGGCTATGCCACCGACCCGCACTACGCCGAGAAGCTCTCGCGCATCATCCGCCAGTCGCTGTCGGCCTGAGCGCTGGCGCTGCGGCGGTCTAGGCCAGCTCATCGGTACTGGACGGAAACAATTTCGGCCAGTGTCGTCTAAAGTTTTGGCCAATGCTGCCGTTGACTTGGTTATTCCGCTAAAAGCTTTCAGGGACGACAACCTAGCATGGCAACTAATATCTTCAGTATCGGGCAAAGCGCGTTGCAGGCGGCCATGGCGGCCCAGGCCACCACCAGCCATAACATCTCCAACGGCAAGACGCCCGGCTACAATCGCCAGGAAGTCGTGCAAAGCTCGGCAGGCGGTATCAACTATGGCTACGGCTTCGTCGGCCAGGGTACCCAGGTCAACGAGATCAAGCGCGTCTACAACGACTTCCTGAACAAGCAGGCGCTGGCCTCGCAGACCTCGGCCAGCTCGCTGGATTCGTACTATTCCGAGATCTCGCAGATCAACAACATGGTGGCCGACACCAAGGCCGGCCTGTCGCCGGCGCTGCAGGATTTCTTCAGCGCGGTGCAGAACCTGGCCTCCAACCCCAACACCCAGGCGTCGCGCCAGTCGGTGCTGTCGCAGGCCTCCACGCTGGTGGCGCGCATCTCCAGCATCAACGACCAGCTCTCCTCGAGCAGCGCCAGCGTCAACAGCCAGATCACCTCGACCGTCACGTCGATCAATTCCTTCGCGCAGCAGATCTCCCAGCTCAACCAGGCCATCGTCAAGGCCATCGGCACCGGTGGCGGCCAGCCGCCCAACGATCTGCTGGACCAGCGCGACCAGGTCATCTCCCAGCTCAACAAGCTGGTCAAGATCACCACCGTGCCGCAGGATACCGGTTCGGTGAGCGTGTTCATCGGCACCGGCCAGTCGCTGGTGGCGGGTGACAACGTCACCCAGATGGTGGTGACCAATTCGCCCACCGATGTCTCACGTCTGCAGATCGGCCAGGCCATTCCCGGTGGCGGCACCTCGACCATCCCCGACAGCTTCTTCTATGATGGCGGTAGCCTCGGCGGCCTGCTCAAGTATCGTTCCGAAACCCTGGACCCGACCCAGAACGCGCTGGGCCGTATCGCCATCGCCATGGGCACGGCGTTCAACCAGCAGCAGAAGCTGGGCCTGGACCAGAACGGCAACCAGGGCACGGCGCTGTTCAATGTCAGCTCGCCCAACCTGATCGGTTACCCGGGCAACACCGGCACGACCAACCTGACCACCACCATCACGGATCCGTCGGCACTGACCACCAGCGACTACACGCTGAGCTACGACGGCACCAACTACACCTTTACCCGTCTGTCCGACAACACCAAGACCATCAAGGCGCCCGGCGCCTTCCCGGTCACGCTGGACGGGGTGACCTATTCCAATGGTGCGGCCGCGC is drawn from Herbaspirillum seropedicae and contains these coding sequences:
- the flgK gene encoding flagellar hook-associated protein FlgK, with amino-acid sequence MATNIFSIGQSALQAAMAAQATTSHNISNGKTPGYNRQEVVQSSAGGINYGYGFVGQGTQVNEIKRVYNDFLNKQALASQTSASSLDSYYSEISQINNMVADTKAGLSPALQDFFSAVQNLASNPNTQASRQSVLSQASTLVARISSINDQLSSSSASVNSQITSTVTSINSFAQQISQLNQAIVKAIGTGGGQPPNDLLDQRDQVISQLNKLVKITTVPQDTGSVSVFIGTGQSLVAGDNVTQMVVTNSPTDVSRLQIGQAIPGGGTSTIPDSFFYDGGSLGGLLKYRSETLDPTQNALGRIAIAMGTAFNQQQKLGLDQNGNQGTALFNVSSPNLIGYPGNTGTTNLTTTITDPSALTTSDYTLSYDGTNYTFTRLSDNTKTIKAPGAFPVTLDGVTYSNGAAAPGPFAPTMAAGNTYKIQPTANGAAGFSLALNNTQLLATAAPIATSINATNNVNASMPASNTGNAIISNTSLDSSQYQQGSSVSFTAALDASTPPKMQLSAAWTGAAPVPGVTVNYADGTTASVTGATPFDYKSGMTITSGGVTYALTGSPAAGDKFNFAPVSANKGTATISTGSVTPAYLTTTTPLTKPTTLTYNSTAAPPVFNISPAVPAGGGTITHKDGTTTTIAGGATTLSYTAGDSYEISGVQFAISGQPGNGDQFTIAANTNAASDNRNALAMGKLQTANTINGTSFQGSYSQLVATIGNKTNEINVTNTAEKARLTAIQNQQQSESGVNQDEELAHMIQNQQQYQAAAKIIQAASDMINVLLSLGS